A segment of the Flavobacteriales bacterium genome:
CTGGATCTCATCGAGCGAGGCGAGCGCGTCCTCGTAGTTGCGCGTCTTCAGGTAGACGTTCAGCAGGAATTCATAGGCCTCGTCGCGGCGCGGCGTGTTCGGATAGGCGCGCAGGTAGCTGCGGAGGGCGGTGATGGCCTCGTGGTAGGGGTCGAAGCTGAGCTCGTAGGCCAGCTTGGCGTACTGGAAGAGCGCATCCTCGGTCACCTGCGGGTCGCCCTTCGCCTCGCCCTCGCCCGGCTTGCCGATCTCGTAGGCCTTCTTGAACGCGTTGCGCGCGTAGTTCTTCTCATTCAGCTTCAGGTAGCAATCGGCCATGTGGTAGCTGGCCAGCTGCGCGAGGCTGTCGTCGGCATTGGCCACGATCACGAGTTCGTTGAGGGCCTTCGGGCAATCGCCGGTCTTGTAATAAGCGTAGCCGAGGATGTAGCGGTCGCTGCGGTCAACGCCCACGCGCTGCGCGCTCTTCTGCAGGTAGGGCAATGCCTCGGCGTAGTTGCCGCGCCGGTAATTCGCCTCGCCTGCCAGCCGATTGAGCTCCGCCTGCCGCTTCACGCCCTCGGGGTCGCTCAGCAGCGGCTTCAAGTACTCGGCCAGTTCATCGTACTTGCCCTGCACGAAGAGGATCTCCGCGATGTACACGGGCACCAGCTTGCCGAAATCCGCATTCTGCTCGAGCTTGCGGAAGCCCTGCAAAGCGGTCTCATGGTGGCCGCGCTCGTAGTGAATGTGCGAGGCGTAGTACAGCGCTGGAGCGCCGAATAGGCCTTCGCTGTCCTTCACCAGGCTGAACTCGGCGAGGGCCTTCTCGCTATTGCCGTCCTGGAAATACGCGTAGCCCCGCTTGAAGCGGTACTCCTCGGCATCGGCGGGGCTCAGGTCGGAGGCCACCACCTGCTCGCTCCAGGCGATCACGTCCTTCCAGTCCTTCTGGTTGAAGCTGTGCCGGAAGAGCTCGAGCTTGATCAAGGGCACATGCAGGTCCTCCGGGTGCTCGGTCATGAAGCGCTTGAGGCGGTAGCCGGCATCGTCGTTGAAGAGCCGAACGCTGCAAAGGGCGATGTAGAACTCCGCTTCGGTGCGGCGCGGGTCGTGCAGGTCCGTGATGCGGTCGGCCACCCGCTGGAATTCATACTGCGCGGCACCGTACTTCTCCATGCCGAAAAGCTCGATGGCGTTGCCCAGGTCGGCATCCTGGTGGGTGTAGTGCGCGGGTCGCTGTGCGCTGGCGGAAAGGCCGAGGGCGAACGCGGCCAGCAGCACGGTTAGGCGCGACAGCCAGCCGTGGCTCGGAATCAGGGTCATCATTGCGTTCAAAGGTCAAGGGGCGGCATGCGGCGCTAAGGCATCGGGCTGCGGAGATTTCCACCCGGAGGTGTTGGCGCTTCGCAAGCATTGGGCCGCTCAATCCAACGCGATCATGGGCGCAGGTATTGGCCACGTGCGCACCTTTGCCCGCACCCATGTCCACCGCCCCGCTCGTCCAGCTCAACAGCGCGCGCATCTTCCAGCGCGAGAACCTGGTGCTCAACCACGTTGATTTCGCCGTGTACAAGGGCGAGTTCGTGTACCTCATCGGACGCACCGGCAGCGGCAAGAGCAGCCTCATGCGCGTGCTCTACGGCGACGTGCCGCTCACCGAGGGGGAGGGCTTCTGCTGCGGCTTCGACCTGCGGAAACTGAAGCGCGCGCAGGTACCCTACCTGCGCCGGAAGATCGGCATCGTGTTCCAGGACTTCCAGCTGCTGAGCGACCGCACGGTGCAGGAGAACCTCTTCTTCGTGATGCGCGCCACCGGCTGGACCGACCGCAAGGCGATGGACCGCCGCGCCCAGGAGGTGCTGGAGAAGGTGGGGCTGGCGAACAAGGGCTACAAGATGCCGCACGAGCTCAGCGGCGGCGAGCAGCAGCGCGTGAGCGTGGCCCGCGCGCTGGTGAACGATCCCGAGCTGATCCTGGCCGACGAGCCCACCGGCAACCTCGACCCTGAGACCACGGGCGAGATCGTGGACCTGCTCTTCTCCATCAGCACCACCGGCCGCAGCGTGATCATGGCCACGCACGATTATTCGCACATGAAGAGCCTCACCGCGCGCGTGGTGCGCTGCGAGGAGGGGAAGCTGCTCGAGCTGAGCGCAGCAAGGGCGGTGTGATCAAGCGAGAAGCGCCAGGATCAGCTCCGCGTTCCTGCGGTTGCTGAAGCGCTCCTCCAGCACGCGCGCGCGCGCTTCCAGCGCCTGGCCATTCGCGGGTTTGCCCATGCAGGCCAAGATGCTCTCGCGCATGCCCTGCGGATCGTCGTGCACATGGCAGAGCCCTTCGAGGCCCGTGCCCTCGATCATCGGCGTATTGCACACCACGTGGCGGCCGTTGAAGAGGCAGAGCAGCAATTTCAATTTGATGCCCGTGGCCTGGAAAGTGGGCAGCACGTTCACCTGGGCGGCGCGCACCAGCGCATGGATCTGCTCTGTGGCGATGCCCTCGCGCAATTCCACGTTCGGTGCCTTGGCCACCGCGCGTTTCAGCTCTGCGCTGGCATCGCTGCCGGCGATGATGAGCTTCACGGGCAGGCCATCGAATACCTTTTTCACCAGGTACAGCGCCGCCTGATCGTTCTCCGCCACGCCCAACGCGCCGTGGTAGAAAGCGAAATCGCCGAGACCATCGGGCACCTCCACCTTCTCGCTGGCATGGAAGGCTGGCACATGCGCCACGTTGTGGAAGTGCGAGCCGAAGTAGGCCTCATCCTTCGGTGAAATGGCCAGCACGCGCGAGGCTTCGGCCAGCACCGGCTCGAAGCGCTGCAGCTTGTGCGCCTCGTTGATGAAGTAGGTGCGGCGGAAGGTGTTCGACGCGGCCTTCGCGAGCGCGCCGTAATAGTCGTGCTCCACGTTGTGCGCGCGCACGATCCGGATGCGGCCGTGCAGGCGCGGATCGCCGAGGTGGTAGCAGCAGTGCAGCCCCTCGAAGAGGATGGGATGCGCATCCTGGAGCAGGCGCTCCATCAGCGCTTCGCTGCGGCGGCTCACCACCACGTAGGGCAGCGCGTTGAGCAACTGCAGTTTGCCGGTGTTGCGCGGGTAGTAGTGGACGCTGGCGCAGAACCGCTCCAGTTCCTTCGCCTTCGGACGGCCGTAGTGGAAGCAGTGCAGGTGCACCTTCACGCCCAGCTCCGCGAGCGCCTTCGCCTTGTAGTACACGTCAATCACGCCGCCATAGCTCGGCGGGGCGGGCACGTCGAAGCTGATGATATGGAGATGGCGCTCAGACAACGCGTTGCAGGAAGGCCATCAGCGCTTCCTTCTCGCGCTCGCCATCCAATTCGGTGGCGGCGAAAATAGCCTTCAGCCGCATGGCGTCACGGCGCGCGCGGTCGGGCATCAAGCGACGCACCTCGGCGGCGATCAGCGCAGGCTCCACGCGCGGGATCACGATGCCCGCCTCGTACCGACGCACGATCGCGGCGACCTCCGGGAGTTCGCTCACCAGCGCCGGGATGTGCGCGCGGAAGTAGTCGAAGAGCTTGTTGGGCAGGCTGAAGCGGTAGTTGAGGCTGGTGTCCTTGTCGAGCGAGAGGCCGAGGTCGGCGTTGCGCGTGAACTGCATCATGCGCTCGTAGGGCATGCGCGGCAAGAGGCGCACGCGGTCCTGAATCCCGTGATCAATCACCATGCGCTCCAGCACGGGCCAGGCATCACCGCCGCCGATGATGAGCAGCAGGGCATCGGGCAGCTCCTTCATCGCCAGCACCGCCTCTTCGCCTCCCCTGTCCACGTTGATGCCGCTGCCCTGCAGCACCAGGATGAAGCGGTCCTCTGGGAGGTCCAGGTCCTTGCGCGACGGCAACGGCCCG
Coding sequences within it:
- a CDS encoding glycosyltransferase — translated: MPAPPSYGGVIDVYYKAKALAELGVKVHLHCFHYGRPKAKELERFCASVHYYPRNTGKLQLLNALPYVVVSRRSEALMERLLQDAHPILFEGLHCCYHLGDPRLHGRIRIVRAHNVEHDYYGALAKAASNTFRRTYFINEAHKLQRFEPVLAEASRVLAISPKDEAYFGSHFHNVAHVPAFHASEKVEVPDGLGDFAFYHGALGVAENDQAALYLVKKVFDGLPVKLIIAGSDASAELKRAVAKAPNVELREGIATEQIHALVRAAQVNVLPTFQATGIKLKLLLCLFNGRHVVCNTPMIEGTGLEGLCHVHDDPQGMRESILACMGKPANGQALEARARVLEERFSNRRNAELILALLA
- a CDS encoding ATP-binding cassette domain-containing protein — protein: MSTAPLVQLNSARIFQRENLVLNHVDFAVYKGEFVYLIGRTGSGKSSLMRVLYGDVPLTEGEGFCCGFDLRKLKRAQVPYLRRKIGIVFQDFQLLSDRTVQENLFFVMRATGWTDRKAMDRRAQEVLEKVGLANKGYKMPHELSGGEQQRVSVARALVNDPELILADEPTGNLDPETTGEIVDLLFSISTTGRSVIMATHDYSHMKSLTARVVRCEEGKLLELSAARAV
- a CDS encoding glycosyltransferase produces the protein MRALVCVTNDLSTDNRVHRTCVVLRELGYEVLLVGRLLPDSLPLQRPYATKRMRLFFRKGPIFYAEYNLRLLFLLLFSKANLIVANDLDTLLACYLAKGKRALVYDSHEYFTEVPEIQGRFAKRAWLAIERWIFPKLKHVITVNGSIANAYRERYGVPVEVVRNIPMHKELGPLPSRKDLDLPEDRFILVLQGSGINVDRGGEEAVLAMKELPDALLLIIGGGDAWPVLERMVIDHGIQDRVRLLPRMPYERMMQFTRNADLGLSLDKDTSLNYRFSLPNKLFDYFRAHIPALVSELPEVAAIVRRYEAGIVIPRVEPALIAAEVRRLMPDRARRDAMRLKAIFAATELDGEREKEALMAFLQRVV